From the genome of Capsicum annuum cultivar UCD-10X-F1 chromosome 4, UCD10Xv1.1, whole genome shotgun sequence:
AACGCGCCTAACCCCTCGCGTCCACTTCCTACCATATGGCATCAACGGCTCATCCTCATCAATATCACCAACCGATATTGGTTGGAAGGGCAGGACCCTCTCCCAAGTCCATATCTAAAAGTTACATATTAGTTAATGTTAACTAAACTAACGAACAATCGAAttgaaactaacataataagataaGATACCTGGAGGAAAGGAAGGAATCCTCCAAGTTTTTTCCCACTAATAGATATCCAACAAAGACACCAGTAAAGATAGGCTAGAACAACGCTTCCCCAGCTGTAGGTCCCCGTCAAGTCAAGAAAATTCAAGTACCGCAAACTCAAGGAGTTCCCGATGTGTTTGGGAATAGGATAGCTCCTAAAATCAACAACATATATAGTCGAGCTATCCTTCGAACCCTATCATCAGGAGTCTTCTGTAATAGGATGTTGAACTACCTGCTGCCGAATATACTCCATTGATACACCAACATTAAGACGGCTAGTCCCTATAAAATTCTTCGGTGCAGCAGTGAAGCCAGTGTGAACTTGTAACAACCTAGCCTAATCATAATTACAGTGTTTTAGATTTGGATATACCGCAACATTTCCCTCAACACATAGTTCAAACAAAATTTGGATATCTTGCAGAGTCAAAGTGACCTCTCCAAAGGGTAGGTGGAAAGTGTCTCTAGCCTCCACCGCTCAATCATGGTCGTGATGAGCTTATGGTCAAGCTATATCTTACCTACCCCGACAACATCCCATAACCCCACCCTGGAAATATAATCTATGACGCACTGAGGGGGGTTATAAAAAATCGTCCATGCCGCATCACTTATTTTTGGATCGATAGTCTCATTACAATCAATATTTTCATTCCACAAACTTTGTGATTTGTGAATCGCTTGTAATGTAAGTAATGACCCATCAATGGGCCCAGGATGCATGATCTGATGCATTATATAAACCTATACACCAAATTCCATTAACGTCAAAAAATATGtcgttatattatattattatttaaattaccACTAGTTATCCTCAATGTTTGATTCATAGTTTTAGGCAAGAATTTAACTATGGTACTAAGACTTAATCAACTAAACAAATATGTTACTAACACTTAATCAAGAAGATATAATATGAGGAGTACAATATTCAATCTACGCCACTAAGACATGAATACAACTACAAGTAGTACAATAAAAAATTGAcaacttattttcatttttaattagaCAATGACAACTTCTTTCATTGACTTATTATTTTCAACTTCTTTGTATTCATAAGGATGTTGGCTTTTTCTATTCAAAAGAAAGGTACttaattgttattgttgttgtggttTTCATTTTCACAGAACAAAAGTTTTATCTTAGAACAAGTTCTTATTTGTTTTATTGGTAAAAGAAAATGCAAAGTTACTGGTAAGTTCTAGAAAAAGGATCATTCAATATCTATAATTCACAAAGGCAGtgattagttttattttttggttaaacaAAAGTAACAATCAAGATGTACTTCAATTTCACATTAATTACTTACTTTTTGTACAAATAAATATGGTCCCATCTATTAAGTCTCAATCATTAGATGCCTAACTTTGTCATtagaaattttattaattaattaataagcaAGTCAATCCACTAGAAACATTCATGTAAATAAGCCAAAAAAATACAACTAGAATTCTAACTTTGTAAAAGAAGCGCCATTTGTTCTTCTtagtttcttttctctttctttgaaGCCAAACATGTTTTTAAATACAGTCAATTAGTTCTTTCATTGAATTATTACTGTAGCTTTCAGCCCATTCTTATAAACCCGAAAAATTCTCCTTTAAATAGAGACGGCCAAGAAACTTCAAATTGATCAACAATTTCATCACAACaacctattttctttttcattatggATATATAGCAACAAACCCATATAAAAAATACACCTTTAATATAATACAGACAACCAAAAagttaaacataaaataaagtaattaaatttCAAATAGCAATGGAGTAAAACTAACCCTTTTTCAATTCTTTTACACCACGTTAACCGAGAAAGGAATAACTAACTTGTGGATCGTCAAAGTGCCCCCACGACGTTGAACTTTTTTTCTAACAAGACGAATGGATTAGGGTGGGGGGACCATTAGAGACATGGTGACGGAccaagattttgattttttagagAGATGGAGGGGGATCGTAGGATTTTTTTAGAGAGATGAGAGGGGGGGACCGTTGGATTTTTTAGAGAGATGGGAGGGGAAGAAGATGAAGCTTggatttgaaaataataaatttaaaaataaatagaaaagtgCACAATCTAAAAGTTAATGGATTGTGCACAATATGAAAATTAATGGATTGTGCACACAAAAAAagtacacaatctgaaaattattgtTCACATGCCGTTTGCACTTGTGCCGTTAAAAAGAAAAAGCATTGTGCACTAACTAAGTGCACAAAGCATAGATTGGTCACTATCCACTTATATGGCATAAATTGGTCATCTTTATAAAATGATGGCATATATCGTTTCCAGACTCTCAGACTTCCCTCTTCCTCAACTGCATGTAAGATAGTTTTGTTGCCTTTCTTATCAATAGTAACACATTTCTTCTCATGATCAAACTTAGTGGGGTTGTACTTTTTCATCAAGTACTTTTTCATAGGCAGTACACAGTTTCATAAATGAACAAACTGTGATCGACTCGGGGTATGTAGCTGTTTATAGTTTCCCTATGAAAGTGGTTGTTatcaaaatgaaatttaaaatgaCAAGGAAatggaaataaactgaaagctaaacaTAAGAAGTGGAGGAATCCATTGATAGCTCGAAGATCTACAATGGAAGTAGAGAGATTTCAGAAGGAGGAGGagagaatttggagaagaagcaGAAAAAATGGGGAAGGAAATACCATAAAGCAGAAAAAATGGGGAAGGAAATACCATAATGATTGCTGCTTTTTTCTCTCTCCTGTTTGTTATGTTTATAACCACCTGGAGGCTGAGTTGGCGACTGCTGAGCTGGCATGATCTGGGCCTTTGGTCTTCATTAAACAAGAACTAATCGTGGCCGTCccttcttttctttattgttgCTACACTACTAACTAACTTAACCGAATTTTAAAAGGTTTAAAAGGGCAAGTTCATGACAAATGACCaccaaacaagtgccaaacaatgagcaacaatacataaaccacaacaccaaaaACTAGTGAAATAAAGGAGCAAAAACACAGCTACTGTTCACGGATGAAAAACAGGAGCTACAGGTCACCAAATTCAACtccgtcagttcctaatcaaagattgaaATGAGAGGAACAAGTTATCCAAAAATCAACTCAATCagacaagaaacgaagcgggaatcgcaatttgaagttggcTGCTAGGGCTGAAATTTTGGGCAAAAATCTGCTCCATTTTTCTCTCTATGGCTGCTGAAAATTCTTTTGTGGATGgtgaaataagacctaaaaaggtCTATATAGCCCCATAGTAATAGGCagaagtgggttggtccaaattgggctttgTTTAtcacataggaagggaaaaagacccatAACCCAACACGTAAGCCTACTAGAAAAATCCAAGTAATGTATGATCATTGTTATTCAGGCCTAGGCTGTTGGATTTTGTATCATCACTTGACGATGCTGTGGTGAGATCTGCATCAGAGAAGGCATTCCAGTCTCTACCTGATATCAAGAAAGCTATTTCGGAGCTCACTGTCTTGAAAGGCATTGGTCCAGCCACTGCCTCTGCTGTTCTGGCTGCTTATGCGCCAGATATTGCACCGTTCATGTCGGATGAAGTAAAGTTTATCATCACCTTCTTGCTCTGGAATAGTCTCTTTGCTTCTCTGCAGTTTGATAATTGAGGGGTACTAAAATGTTGATTTATGTGACAATGCTGTTTTGATAGGCAATGGTTGCTGCAATTGGTAACTCAAAAGACTATACTTTGAAACAGTATCTAGTTTTGGTGGACAAATTGCAGGCAAAAGCCAAGGTAAACTAGACTTTTTCTCTATGTTTTACTTATCATGATGCTTTCATCTGGGTGTGGTTAGCCTATTTTTTGAgaatgaaatcatcaaattgcTCAAACTGTAAACTACTTTAGTTTGGTTCATTCACAATATGTGACAAAGGGCTTAAATTTCGATGTAATTAGGATTATAAATATGCACATATCTTTTGTCATCTAAATGACTGCCTGATTGCGGATCACACAATATTCCTCTAGGCTCTAATGACTCTATTGTAAAcaaggtaatctattgcaatctTTTTGATCTAGCTTCCATCTAAAAGTTGGGTTGAACAAAGATGCTTTCTCTTCCTAGTTTCAGAAGTTAGTTTGATTAGCTATGATAATAATACATTATGCATGGATACCAGGCCATCATTTCTTGATTTCATACTTGTGCGTCATTTAGTATGTGGTTTTCTGCCTTCACAGTGCACGAGTATCTCATCATTCAGTTTGTAATTTGTTCCTTAAGTTTCACTCGAGACCACATTTTTTTGGTCTTCGCTCAAGACCACattcctgaggaaagaaactAATAGTCTGCTCTGTGTTGACTTTGTTTACATGCATGCCATTCAGATGTAACCGCTTGTTCCTCTGCTGTTCTTTCACCAGGGCATCAAGGAATGCTAATCCCCCCTCCCCTCCCAATAACTCTTAGAAATATGTTTCATGGTCCTTGTAGTCGTACCTCAGACATCCTTCCCTTTGGATGAagaaaacaactttttttccAAAGAGAAGCTCTGTCTATGCTGGTGGGGGGAAGTGATCATTGTGATCATAGGTTTGGCTTCAGTAGAGATGAAGTTTGATTCTTTGGCAACTTGCCTGGTAAGGTTTGCATCAAGGACCTGATGAGATGGTGTAGAATGAAGAAGGCAATATTTATGTGTTGGCCTGAAGTAAATTTATGGTGTTCTGGAATTGAATTGACTTTTATATGCTGATTGATTCCACAAGTTTGAATGCCTAACATTTTGAAGTAAAAACACGTATAAGTAAGACCTGATTACCTAAGCCGTTAATCTTAGGAAGGATTTAGAGTGTGTATATTTTGAGAGGAAGTGTCTTTATACTAAACACGGTTTCTGTTACGCAATGCTAAGAAGCTTTTCCGTGAACCAACAAAACCTTTGTAGTGTTTGTCAGTCGTTTGAACTTTTATGCTTAACCCATGGCACATTGTTTATAGTTTCTCTGAAGCATTGAACCTACCTCATTTCATGTTCTTTTGGCAATTGTGTAATAGGAGCTATCAGCAAAAGGAAACTCTTTTACTCCATCAGATGTTGAAAGGGCGCTATGGAGTTCTGCTGTGGGTGCCAAATCTGGTGGGTTGTCACGAGAGCCTGGGGAGGTCAACTCAAAGCGGAAGTCCAAGAGGAAGCGCATACAGTGACTTGGATGATGCTGGTCGAGTTGGATAGATGTTGATCAATCAGTAAGTTCAAAGCTATTCTTGTTCGTAGGAATCCTAAACTGCCTGTATATATTGCAAATGCAAACCCTTAAAGGAAGTACTCTACTTTTGTTGTGTTTTAGGCTTACAATCAATGTCTATAGCACTGCTATGAGCTATATATCCTATCAACTTTGAAACCTTTTGTACAATTTTTTGTGGGTAAACCATTTCTTCATAATCCTATAGTTTTCTTGAAGTAGCACAAAACTATAGAAAGTAGAATCACATTACTTCATTGTAGAACAAGAAATCAAACTTGATTATAACTGTTAAAATTGAAAATCGAATAACACAACACAACTGGTTACTTTGGATATGTTCTGGTAAATGTCGTCTGTTATCCATAAGCTACTACTGTAGAAAAGATACAACACCAGTGATGTATATAATAGTGCAATGTCAAGATTCTAATTCTATCCAAAAAGTGATTATTATATTAGGATTCGTTTGAATTTTAAAGGGAGATGTGCATCGTCTTTATTGCTTGATTTAGCTGGCATACTTTAAAAAGTGAAGGGGTAAAAAGTGATTTCAGATAGAGTATCATGTGACAACTGAAATGCATGGAGCACTCATGTCTTCCTAAAGCCTATCTTGCTataaaagaaattgaataaagaagaatagcacttctttatgttttttaaaaaaagtctAGCCATTGAACAGACACAAACTAACAGTATGAATTTTGAAGCTTGTAAACCCAAATAGATCCCCCTTCTTGTTGGGAGCATCAACATTGTTCTtacttttttagattttaaatttaagaacatGTTTCTTTAACAAAGTGAATTGATAAAACATATAATCTGATTGATTCGTGTCGCGCAATGTGTTTTTTTAGAACTTAAGGTATCTAGAAAACCACTAGCTCGACTAATCCATATTTGTGGCTGCCAAGGAGGGAGTAAAGTGTTTCTTATAAAGAAATTCTTTATTCTGGAGCTGAAATTAATATCtctaattaagaatgaaaaaaaaaaaatcaattatacaaGCACATACTTTAAATTTTAATGCTACACATGTTATGCATTCATTAGCTTATGGTTGAGAGGTTTTTGACAAAGTCATTTGCATCTCTTAGTCTTGCCCTTATATACTACTAGAGTCTAGAGATTCATTAATATGCTAGGCATTGCTAACCTTGGAAATTTCTTCATATGATAAATCAAACTGGTTGGGTCAAATTTTTGCTTTTGCTTTACTCACATCTTAGTCTATGCAACAGTCCTTAAAGAAGGGTTAGCATTAAATTGAAACTGCTTATACTAGTACCAAATTGGCTGAAAGAGCGTTGTTTAGCTCACACTAGTCATTAGTATTAGTAGTATATCGATTTAATACACCCCAATCTTAAATTACTAAAGGTCAACTCTATGaaaattctcttattttattgccatctttttattttatttaggttCTAGACCCCCTTTTAATTTAGACAActcaaataattttaatatttaattcaaatatcCACATAACTTCAATTTTCTAGTCCTGCCGTTtcctattttgatgtcttttAGTTTGGACTCATTCTCTCATGGTTACATTCCATATTCAATAACAAAAGACTTCTCTCATGGGCCAAGTTTGGTCATTGTCACCCTTACAGTATTCTCACTCTGCACTTTCTTCATTCCTTTAAGCAAacttttaagttttaattaatatGTTTTGTAATTCTAATAACATCTGCTTGAAGTTGTGTAGGTGTGACTGATAGATCACAGAATTCCTTTAGAGCACAATATCATGTTCAAACAAATACTTATGAAGTGGTTCGGTTCGAATCTTGCACATAATGATTTGATTTATCAGTTATTAATTTTTACATGTCCAAACTTTCAACCTGTATTTGGGACAAAAATCCTTCTCTAATTGTTGGCACCAACAAGGCTCACGAAATTGTCCGTGGGACCCACTATAGTACGTGGCGGTTTATCATTGGTTGACTCCTTAAATAAAGCGCTGTCCAAATTACTTCCCGCGTAAATTACATGTAACGCCTTTTGATTCAACAAAATTCCTAAAAACCCCCCTCCCTTTCAGTTTCCCCAAAATTACCAAAATGCCTTCCTCCGACCGGAAACACCGCCGGAGCCCGAAAACCGCCCCTCTTCTACAGCAAAAGGACGCCGATTCGGGACACTATAACGGCGCTTCCTTCTCCGGCGCGGTTTTCAACCTCTCTACAACGATTGTCGGCGCCGGAATTATGGCACTTCCGGCTACACTGAAACAGCTCGGTGCAATTCCaggtgttgttgttattattctcGCTGCGTTACTGACGGAGAAGTCGATTGAGATGTTGTTGAGGTTTACTAGAGCTTCTAAGTCCGCTTCCTATTCTGGACTCGCCGGCGATGCTTTTGGTGGCTTTGGACGTACATTGTTGCAAGGTTGTATCGTGATTAACAATCTCGGGACGCTTGTTGTTTACATGATCATCATTGGTAACCAACTCCCTATGTTCAGTTCGTTTTTAccttgtcatattttttttatgagagttaatttgactaatttttggagctaaattgaattagaataatttaatataatttaaatttaaaattagatgctCGAGAACTTttgaagatgaaaaaataaatattgaaatgttAGTCAAAGTTCATACAATTTGATTGTCGAGAAGCAAAATGTGAAAGGGAAAAGGGAGTGGAGGGATTAatatttttcagcttattattttccgttaaattttgaaatttgttgATCTTCTTGAAATACTGATTCTTTCTTAAACCACGCACTCTGAATTAACAAAGTTCACGACTTTGGATCCTTTTACTTGGAAAAAATTAGTTGACTGTATTGGGTTTTTCGACAACTTCTTTGTTACTCCATTTCAGTTTGCTTGTGTGATTTTGACTTGAATCGGAGTTTAAGTTAGTAAAAGgtacttttgaatcttgtgattgTAATTAAAGATCATAGGAAGTACCGAAGTTTATTCTTGTGGAGCCATGCCATatgtaaaattgaaattaaagagttTGGAGAGAGAATGGTGTGGTTTTGATACGAAGCTAAAGGctaattgttgttgttgcaatCACCTATAACCTGATTGTCTTTTTATTTGTTGTCCCATTTTATGTAACATTATTACAATTTGAGGACTAAAATTGTTTTTACGTGCTCTCAGACATTTTGAAATACTTTTAACTACGAAAGATAGTTACTTGCAGCACTTCTGATGAACTCTTTAGGAAttgcagcaacaacaacaacaaacccagtgtattcccacaaagtggggtctggggagggtaaaatgtacgcagtccattccgctacctccaaagaagtagagaggttgtttccaatagacccctggctcaagatagAAAAAAGTAAACAAGAGTTTAATGACACATGCAGCATGatggatggcataacataaaaaggaataagacatactaaaataaaatagaaatcagagcaatacaaaataagataaataagctcCATAAGAAATAGGGCATCCGGAAAacgacacccacctagtagtaacatacactcacagaccaGAGGCACCCGCCACACCCAAATCCTCCTGACTAGGGGCTCCTACCTATGGACCTCTTTAGGAATTGcgaattatttttaacaaaatgcAAAAATTGATGTCCAAATCCGGAGTAAATTTAGCTGCTTTGATGCTTGTATGGCAAGTATCTCAttctttgggataagttttgttttctttttaatttctcaactGAAGAAAATGGGCGGGGAAGAGGTATAGTTGGAAGGCCTGCAGTGTTATTGCAATTTGTTAGTTGCTAAATCTAGTAGCTCCAGACTTATTTGTGTAGGCTATGAAAGTGGTCTGTTTGATTGCAGGAGATGTTTTATCTGGGACATCGTCAGATGGGGTGCATTATTCTGGTGTGACGGAGGAATGGTTTGGCCAACATTGGTGGAATTCACGCTCCAATTTTCTGCTTCTTACAACGCTATTTGTTTTTGCTCCTCTTATTTCATTCAAACGCGTTGGTGAGCATCCCTACTAACCCATCTCTCCCTTCCTCTCAATGCTTCAACATGTTATTCTTGTTTTATATCCTCACTACGAATTGTGACATGAGTACTTGGGAAAAAGGGTGCATATATGGAAATGAACTGTATTTGTagtcaaaaatatggaaaatttctCAAATGCATCGAAA
Proteins encoded in this window:
- the LOC107867272 gene encoding uncharacterized protein LOC107867272; translation: MDFKCSDLGKWKEALCSYKVQIESLNKPNLVSLDDFYRNELPGVLRQRNPSYITTPELKKLMQWKLTRGKWRPRLLDFVSSLDDAVVRSASEKAFQSLPDIKKAISELTVLKGIGPATASAVLAAYAPDIAPFMSDEAMVAAIGNSKDYTLKQYLVLVDKLQAKAKELSAKGNSFTPSDVERALWSSAVGAKSGGLSREPGEVNSKRKSKRKRIQ